Part of the Candidatus Zixiibacteriota bacterium genome is shown below.
GGTTCATCGCCATCAGTTGGCAGGGATTGGTTTGAATAAGCTGATTGTGTTGAGGTAAACGATACAAAACCGTTAGTGCAGAATCTGAAGGCGCTGAAAGTATTATCATAAAAGCCGAAATCAAAACCAATCGAGAAAGGTCCAACATTTGTATCATCGCCTAAGCCTGTAATGTAAGTCCCTATCGAGGTTATATCTACCCAGCTGTATTCCGGGCCATTCGGTTCATTTGAATCTATCCAGATATAGCCAAATTCATCGGGACCGCCCTGATCTAAAACAACCGGCGGATAATATGGCTCGGGCTTGGCTTTTGGTTTATCTGATGGTTCCCGATAACCTATCGGTATAAGCTCAATATTATTCATACCGGAAGCAAGATTTTCAGATTGAATAGTTGGCATTTCGATATCGCTTATAATGAGTCCGGGTTCATCCGTTTCAGTTGAAAGATGAATATATAATGGACCTTCGCCGTTATTCACTATATCTAAATCACGGACAATAATCTCTCCCGAATCGGCTACAACCATATATGAATCGGGGCTGTATGAAAGGCTTGGCGGTTCCTGGGGGATATTGTTGTTTATTGCTACATCATCAATATACCAGCCGGGGCTATTAGTGTAGCTGTCTGAAGCAAATCTCCATTTGAAAATAACATTTTGACCAACATATTCAGCCAAGCTAAATACTGCCTGCACCCAACCGCCGCTTAAACCTGTATAACCGGGCTGACCCAGCGACCAGATATTATTGCTGGGATAATTGTCTGTCGGTGTAATCAAAAACCATGTTGAGCCGCCATTGGTGGAAATAGATGCATTACCGCCATCGTAATGTTCCTCAATGTCATACCATTGATAGAATTCCAGCTCTGCTTCTGGCGAATTGATAAATACTGACGGACAGATTAAATCATCATCGCAGTTGGCAGAGTAATCGCTGCTTAAGTTAACTCCCCAGACATTCACGCCGTAATATGCTTCGGGAGGACCATAAGTCGGCTCGCCCCACTGCCATTCACCCGTTCCGATATAACCGCCATCGCTGTATTCGAATGATTCCGCAGACCTGAGTATAAATCGGATAAGCGGATTGTAATCATTGTCAGCGGTGAGATTCAAATCGAATACTGCTAAATGCCCTTGCGGAAAATCATCATTTGCTGTAATAATATAGGGGTCATTTTGATTGCTGCTGGTACCGCCGTTTGGCTCTATGCTGTCAAAAGCACCCGAATTGTCCGTAATATCAACGAGTTCATCATCCGTAAAAATTGTTCCGGCTACTGAAGTTATCCCGGCAGATCCCTCATTAGTTAATGTTAATATCATCTCGGCGGTCTCGCCGGCATCAAGAATACCGTTGCCATTGCCAGTTTCATCATTAATTAAAATAGACGTGATTGTTATTTCGGGCGCTTGAACAGAAATAACGAAACTGGCATTCCATGTGTTCGATGAGGCATCGGTAATCTCCAGCTCAAATTCGATAATATGTCCATCGGGCACAGAGGACGAAACATCAAATGAAAAAGCATTGTCAATATATGATATGCCGTCATCGCCCTCTATGATTCCGTATGTTTCAGAATTATCTGTTATCGTTGCGAATGAATCGGGCGTTGATAATTCTGCCGTAACGTCATAAGCATTATCAGGACCAACATTTTTTAGCTGTATTCCAAGGTATATACTTTCGCCAAAATCAACCAAACCATTATTATTGCCGTTTATATCATTAACGCTGCAGAAATCATAAATTATATACGGTCCCGATTCTGTAATAATTGGTATCTCTGCCGCATAACGGAAATAGTTGGGTTTGGTAACAGTTATTACCATGTTATGACCGGGAATTTGAGGGATAATTGTTATCGGGTCTGATTCGCCTGTTCCCATACCAACGCCAATAATTTCACCATCAACAGTTAAACCTATTAAAGCATCCAAATCAGCGGTTACATTGAAGGTGCTGTCATCAGCAATTAAGACTGATAAGTGCGATACGGTCAGATTCTGAGGAACTTCGGAATAAAGGGTAATGAAGGCATCCCCGTGATGATGAAACAGGTGGTGAACATAATCCTTATCTTGAGGATTATATGGCCAACTTGATGCCTGAAGATAATATTTCCCGGAAGCGCTGGCAAAACATGGCATCAATGGAGGGGAACCATCCTCGCCATGACCGGGGTCAAAATCAGGCCAGAGGTAATCAAACAGACCGAATATGTAGGTGTCGTTTACAAATGATAATGAGGATTCTGAAGCCGATATAACTCCAAGCGCGCCGTAATTCATGCGATGAAATGCCTCGGTGAAGCATTGACTGCCAATGTTGTATTTGCCGGTCAGGCAGTTAATGGAAAGAACGAAAATCGGGTCGGCATTATTCAGCCCTGTTAAGTCGCCAATATCATAATCAGGTTCTCCCCAGCCAAGTTCATAACCATGATCACGGTGAAGCATCAAGAATGCGCCGCTGTTTATATCATTATTCAACCTGGCAGCATTTGCGCCCCAGTCATCTAAATACGATGGATTTTCCGGGATGTATCCAAAACCATTTTGACCGAAATAATTAACCACCATATAGGTGTTCGGATTTGTTGACCAAACATTACTGGGCATGGGTGTATCATAAACAGCATATTCGCGAACAGGGTTTTTGCCATGGATATTATGCCAATAGCCCCAGCATATTTCGGTGCACAAGATAAACCATCTTTCCTCCTGCCAGCCGCCGGCGGTTATCGGATGGTCATAAAAATCGGGATTAGTTGGCGGGTTGCGCTCGTAGTCGAGAAACTTGTTAATCATAGTTGAAAGATGATTCTCGGTTTGAGCGGTAATCCGGGCAAAAGCTATATCAGGCAGGTCGTCTCCATCAACATCAGCATAGATATTATCCGAAATGCAATAGTTGTCCCAGATAGGCGATGTGATTCCGTAAGTGAGGCCGGAATTTGGATAGTCTGATAACAGAAGAACCGCAACCGGTGGAATATCCCAATTGCGATAGGCATCGTTAATGTATTGCTCGATTAATCCTGAGCTATTGCCGCCAATATCGGTTAAAGTAACAATACCGGTCTTGATTCCCTGCAATGTGCGCCAGGCTTTGATAGTGTCAGCCCAGGCAACAAACATTGGGTCATCCGGAACGATAATTAAATATTCATAACCCTCATCACGGTCAAGAGCAGATTTCGCATAATCGTGTTCAAATCCGGGAAGCGAAGCGTAATTGAAAATATTTGACCGCAAGACAGGTTCCCAATAACGATTTCGCAAGCGATCCTCACCGAAATGGCCGTTGCCTCCGGTAAAATCAACCCGAACGCGAAGATTTTTATATACGACTAATTCTTTTTTAACGGGATTATACTGGAATGGAGTGATTCCCAGCATTACATAATCAACGCCTCGCATTTTAGATGGTTCGGAAACGATAACGGGGTTGGCAGGATAATAGGCATCAAGTGAATAGATGGCTGGATTTTTCTCGTAAACGAGGGGAGAATCATCATTTTCGAAAGGTATTGGGGGCGCTGGAGCATAATCAATATTGTGAAACAGTTCTGTTTCGGATGATATAATTCGGATGTTTGCCGAGGCTCCTTGCGGCATAGCGATTATACGGCCATCTCCGGGAAGGTTAGGGGCTCCGGCGTTATTAGGCAGAAAAACCCCCGGTATAAATGCCATTTGCATAGTATTGCCATTGATAACAACATCCTCAATCGATGTCTGCCTGATGGAGAAAACTATTTCTATCCCGGAATCATCCTGACTAATTATATTGAAGCCGGCATTCCCCCATGGATTATCAAAGGTTATTACATCAGCAGAGACTATCGAGACCGTGCTTAAAACAAGAGCAGTTGCAATTGTAAATACCTTAAATCTCATAGTAGAACCTCTTCTTCATTTATCATTTTAAATATTTTTTCCAAATCTTTAGCCCGTTTTAGCT
Proteins encoded:
- a CDS encoding immune inhibitor A yields the protein MRFKVFTIATALVLSTVSIVSADVITFDNPWGNAGFNIISQDDSGIEIVFSIRQTSIEDVVINGNTMQMAFIPGVFLPNNAGAPNLPGDGRIIAMPQGASANIRIISSETELFHNIDYAPAPPIPFENDDSPLVYEKNPAIYSLDAYYPANPVIVSEPSKMRGVDYVMLGITPFQYNPVKKELVVYKNLRVRVDFTGGNGHFGEDRLRNRYWEPVLRSNIFNYASLPGFEHDYAKSALDRDEGYEYLIIVPDDPMFVAWADTIKAWRTLQGIKTGIVTLTDIGGNSSGLIEQYINDAYRNWDIPPVAVLLLSDYPNSGLTYGITSPIWDNYCISDNIYADVDGDDLPDIAFARITAQTENHLSTMINKFLDYERNPPTNPDFYDHPITAGGWQEERWFILCTEICWGYWHNIHGKNPVREYAVYDTPMPSNVWSTNPNTYMVVNYFGQNGFGYIPENPSYLDDWGANAARLNNDINSGAFLMLHRDHGYELGWGEPDYDIGDLTGLNNADPIFVLSINCLTGKYNIGSQCFTEAFHRMNYGALGVISASESSLSFVNDTYIFGLFDYLWPDFDPGHGEDGSPPLMPCFASASGKYYLQASSWPYNPQDKDYVHHLFHHHGDAFITLYSEVPQNLTVSHLSVLIADDSTFNVTADLDALIGLTVDGEIIGVGMGTGESDPITIIPQIPGHNMVITVTKPNYFRYAAEIPIITESGPYIIYDFCSVNDINGNNNGLVDFGESIYLGIQLKNVGPDNAYDVTAELSTPDSFATITDNSETYGIIEGDDGISYIDNAFSFDVSSSVPDGHIIEFELEITDASSNTWNASFVISVQAPEITITSILINDETGNGNGILDAGETAEMILTLTNEGSAGITSVAGTIFTDDELVDITDNSGAFDSIEPNGGTSSNQNDPYIITANDDFPQGHLAVFDLNLTADNDYNPLIRFILRSAESFEYSDGGYIGTGEWQWGEPTYGPPEAYYGVNVWGVNLSSDYSANCDDDLICPSVFINSPEAELEFYQWYDIEEHYDGGNASISTNGGSTWFLITPTDNYPSNNIWSLGQPGYTGLSGGWVQAVFSLAEYVGQNVIFKWRFASDSYTNSPGWYIDDVAINNNIPQEPPSLSYSPDSYMVVADSGEIIVRDLDIVNNGEGPLYIHLSTETDEPGLIISDIEMPTIQSENLASGMNNIELIPIGYREPSDKPKAKPEPYYPPVVLDQGGPDEFGYIWIDSNEPNGPEYSWVDITSIGTYITGLGDDTNVGPFSIGFDFGFYDNTFSAFRFCTNGFVSFTSTQSAYSNQSLPTDGDEPLNLIAPFWDDLNFNNGGDAYYYSNNSDSLVISWIDVPHYSSGGPYTFQVILLARGEIIYQYQDMNPPFSSSTIGIQNGTGQIGLQIVYNSNYVENNLAVRIKTHQFWLTAEPSSYVIEAHDSYTAAITFDASELEDGEYSGNVILNSNDPVNPHVVIPADFVVGEYLCEYIPGDINSDEDVSAADAIYGIRYFQDLGDSPSDSCYNDSSDTWLYVAGDVNGSCEFLGSDISFLVSYLRGINPLLRYCPQVPPTNPGILNIRKERGLDIEPGKTLMEK